TGCGGGCGGCGGGACCCGGAGACCGGCGCCTGCCCGCTCCGTTCGACGTGCGAGTTCGGCAGATTCTGCGTGGGGGGCAGGGTGGCGATCGATGGGCGGACGGTGGTGCTGGATACAGGAGGACCATGAACGGCATGCCAGAAGACCGGGAAGAGCCCGAACAGGTCGGCCTCTACACCGTCCTCTCCTTCGTCACCCGGGAAACCTGCGTCGAAACCTCCCGCTCCCCGGCTTTCTCGGGGCGGTAGTGCTCCATCGCCCCGTCTGAATAGACCCTCTCCACCGTACCTGCAAGCGCCCCGGCGAGTTTCTGCGCCGCCGCATGGGACAGATACACCCGTGTTCCCTGTACGTGCATCTTCCCGTCCCGCTTCACGCCCGGCATCTGGAGAAAATCGATGAACACATCGCGGTGCGTGGCCTGCACATAGGCAAGGTTCGAGTACACCGTCCCCCCGATGTCCGGGACCAGATCAGACGGTTCATACTCGTACATCTCCCGCAGGTCGAT
This genomic interval from Methanofollis fontis contains the following:
- a CDS encoding DUF3467 domain-containing protein is translated as MDGEEKKGGKMVIDLREMYEYEPSDLVPDIGGTVYSNLAYVQATHRDVFIDFLQMPGVKRDGKMHVQGTRVYLSHAAAQKLAGALAGTVERVYSDGAMEHYRPEKAGEREVSTQVSRVTKERTV